In one window of Streptomyces roseofulvus DNA:
- a CDS encoding FAD-dependent oxidoreductase, protein MSGIGREGRRRQVLSDLTYYSGAEPVAWTVDPWAEGGYGAHMPPGVVSAYGDVLRERSGRMQWAGTETATECIGYFEGALQSGIRAAREVLGAG, encoded by the coding sequence ATGAGCGGGATCGGAAGGGAGGGGCGCCGCCGCCAGGTCCTGTCCGACCTCACGTACTACTCCGGGGCCGAGCCCGTCGCCTGGACAGTGGACCCCTGGGCGGAGGGGGGCTACGGAGCTCACATGCCGCCTGGTGTGGTGAGCGCCTACGGTGACGTATTGCGCGAGCGCTCCGGCCGGATGCAATGGGCCGGCACAGAAACGGCGACCGAGTGCATCGGCTACTTCGAAGGAGCCCTTCAGTCGGGCATCCGGGCCGCCCGAGAAGTCCTCGGAGCAGGATGA
- a CDS encoding DUF5709 domain-containing protein: protein MTENDTWGDDVYQPDGSQTQDDEGLLDAGDTLDGPPDDPYGAGYSPPDRPWGAGHTGETAEEQEHGETLDERLAEEVPDLTVPDGDGIGDTADTDGEVLDGEVGGRRAGRLLSPDQDPESEDWSAMDAQDAGLDGGAASAEEAAVHVIDE, encoded by the coding sequence ATGACGGAGAACGACACCTGGGGCGACGACGTCTACCAGCCCGACGGCAGCCAGACCCAGGACGACGAGGGGCTGCTCGACGCGGGCGACACCCTCGACGGCCCGCCCGACGACCCCTACGGCGCGGGCTACTCGCCCCCCGACCGCCCCTGGGGCGCCGGTCACACCGGCGAGACCGCCGAGGAGCAGGAACACGGCGAAACCCTCGACGAACGCCTGGCCGAGGAGGTGCCCGACCTGACGGTGCCCGACGGCGACGGCATCGGCGACACGGCGGACACCGACGGGGAGGTCCTGGACGGCGAGGTCGGCGGCCGGCGGGCGGGCCGCCTCCTGTCCCCGGACCAGGACCCCGAGAGCGAGGACTGGTCGGCCATGGACGCCCAGGACGCCGGCCTGGACGGCGGCGCGGCCTCCGCAGAGGAGGCCGCCGTGCACGTCATCGACGAATGA
- a CDS encoding metal-dependent hydrolase family protein — MTERPVVLDHARLIDGTGAAPVPDAVLVVEGPRIRWCGPTALLPDDPDLRSAARIDLGGRTVCPGFIDTHVHFALPGPAGDPALGVAEHVTYRTLKVLERLRTTLHNGVTTARDLMGLDAGFRRAVAERRIAGPRLLVAVTMLSQTAGHADFRLPGGVDGLAAAVAFPGSPSGIVDTVDDIRTRVRALVAAGADCVKLATSGGVTSPHDRPEWLGLRPELVRAAVEEAEAYGGLRVAVHAIGEPGIAAAVRAGVHSVEHGYALTDELRAEMAERGQFLVPTLLETMAEPDPARVGPHIHAKAVHWHRVAQEAFARSVQAGVPVAMGTDAGLTAPHGRNLKELGLMVRFGGMTPLQAIRAATADAARVCGVDDLTGTLAAGMAADLVVCGVDPLTDLDGLADPSHIHAVVKEGRLAVDRVGVLAPAGLPDLT; from the coding sequence GTGACCGAACGCCCTGTCGTGCTCGACCACGCCCGGCTGATCGACGGCACGGGAGCCGCGCCGGTCCCCGATGCGGTCCTCGTCGTGGAGGGCCCCCGGATCCGCTGGTGCGGGCCCACGGCACTGTTGCCGGACGACCCGGACCTACGGTCCGCGGCACGGATCGACCTGGGGGGCCGGACGGTGTGCCCCGGCTTCATCGACACCCACGTGCACTTCGCCCTGCCCGGTCCGGCGGGCGACCCCGCCCTCGGCGTCGCCGAGCACGTCACGTACCGCACCCTCAAGGTGCTCGAACGGCTCCGGACGACCCTGCACAACGGCGTCACCACGGCACGCGACCTCATGGGCCTCGACGCCGGCTTCCGCCGCGCGGTGGCCGAGCGGCGGATCGCCGGACCCCGGCTCCTGGTCGCCGTCACCATGCTGAGCCAGACCGCCGGCCACGCCGACTTCCGCCTCCCCGGCGGCGTCGACGGACTCGCGGCCGCCGTCGCCTTCCCCGGCAGCCCCTCCGGCATCGTCGACACCGTCGACGACATCCGCACCCGTGTCCGGGCCCTGGTGGCCGCCGGCGCCGACTGCGTCAAACTCGCCACGAGCGGCGGGGTCACCTCCCCGCACGACCGCCCCGAATGGCTGGGCCTGCGCCCCGAACTCGTCCGCGCCGCCGTCGAGGAGGCCGAGGCTTACGGGGGCCTGCGGGTCGCCGTGCACGCGATCGGGGAGCCGGGCATCGCCGCGGCGGTCCGGGCCGGCGTCCACAGCGTCGAGCACGGCTACGCCCTGACCGACGAACTGCGGGCGGAGATGGCCGAGCGCGGCCAGTTCCTCGTTCCCACCCTGCTGGAGACCATGGCGGAGCCCGATCCCGCCCGGGTCGGCCCGCACATCCACGCCAAGGCCGTGCACTGGCACCGCGTCGCCCAGGAGGCGTTCGCCCGCTCGGTGCAGGCCGGCGTCCCCGTCGCGATGGGCACCGACGCCGGACTGACCGCACCGCACGGCCGGAACCTGAAGGAACTCGGCCTCATGGTCCGCTTCGGCGGCATGACGCCGCTCCAGGCCATCCGCGCGGCGACCGCCGACGCGGCCCGTGTGTGCGGGGTGGACGACCTCACCGGCACGCTTGCCGCGGGGATGGCCGCGGACCTCGTCGTCTGCGGGGTCGACCCGCTCACCGACCTCGACGGTCTCGCCGACCCCTCCCACATCCACGCCGTCGTCAAGGAGGGCCGTCTCGCCGTCGACCGCGTCGGGGTGCTGGCCCCCGCGGGCCTTCCGGACCTCACCTGA
- a CDS encoding DUF6510 family protein, giving the protein MNQRPAHHLDGNCLAGPLGQVLTLDPTTAWWTCPDCRTASPVGRLHVYGPEPGLTGRCPDCAQLALRVVTHPGHLWLQLGTGQGAFRFTLPPSPS; this is encoded by the coding sequence GTGAACCAGCGACCCGCCCACCACCTCGACGGCAACTGCCTCGCCGGCCCGCTCGGCCAGGTCCTCACGCTCGACCCCACCACGGCCTGGTGGACATGCCCTGACTGCCGCACCGCGTCCCCGGTCGGCAGACTGCACGTCTACGGCCCCGAACCCGGCCTCACCGGCCGCTGCCCGGACTGCGCGCAACTCGCCCTGCGCGTGGTCACCCACCCCGGCCACCTCTGGCTCCAGCTCGGCACCGGCCAGGGCGCCTTCCGGTTCACTCTGCCTCCGTCCCCGTCGTAG
- a CDS encoding FAD-binding oxidoreductase: MSAPKTGRSPSGGWWRARLTSRDGQTTTGRTLRFEVPGWPGHRPGQHLDVRLTADDGYQAVRSYSLAAPAAGETVELGVQTAPDGEVSPYLNDVLPIGAEAEVKGPLGGWFVWTPETRGPLLLVAGGCGVVPLMAMLRARRAAGTLVDPCALVCSVRAPGELWYAKELADPTGTEDLRVLYTRQAPPGEERPAHRLAPDDLEGLPASPETRCYVCGPTGFVEHAAALLQSRGHPPGSIRTERFG; encoded by the coding sequence ATGAGCGCCCCGAAGACCGGCCGGAGCCCCTCGGGCGGCTGGTGGCGGGCGCGGCTGACCTCGCGCGACGGGCAGACGACGACCGGCCGCACCCTCCGCTTCGAGGTGCCCGGCTGGCCCGGCCACCGGCCAGGCCAGCACCTCGACGTCCGCCTGACAGCGGACGACGGCTACCAGGCCGTCCGCAGCTACTCGCTGGCGGCGCCCGCCGCCGGGGAGACCGTCGAGCTCGGCGTGCAGACGGCGCCCGACGGCGAGGTCTCCCCGTATCTGAACGATGTCCTGCCCATCGGCGCCGAGGCCGAGGTCAAGGGACCGCTGGGAGGATGGTTCGTGTGGACGCCGGAGACCCGGGGCCCGCTGCTCCTCGTCGCCGGCGGCTGCGGCGTCGTGCCCCTCATGGCGATGCTCCGCGCCCGGCGCGCGGCCGGAACCCTCGTCGACCCCTGCGCGCTGGTCTGCTCCGTACGCGCCCCTGGCGAACTCTGGTACGCGAAGGAACTCGCCGACCCGACAGGCACCGAGGACCTCCGCGTCCTCTACACGCGCCAGGCACCCCCGGGCGAGGAACGCCCGGCCCACCGCCTCGCCCCCGACGACCTGGAGGGCCTGCCCGCGTCCCCGGAGACCCGCTGCTACGTCTGCGGGCCCACCGGCTTCGTCGAGCACGCCGCCGCCCTCCTCCAGTCCCGCGGACATCCGCCGGGCTCCATCCGCACCGAACGCTTCGGCTGA
- a CDS encoding sulfite oxidase-like oxidoreductase, whose translation MASLSPGFHGRGSRSLVERLPPGQYPTESFPVLSAGPTPHVPTDTWSFTVTSENGESRSWTWDEMRALPQEQPVVDIHCVTRWSKFDTRWEGVSLDVLAAGVETSAGFVVAESFDGYTTNVPRADVTGGRAWLVHSFDGYPLSPDHGGPARLLIPHLYFWKSAKWVKGLRFTTEDEPGFWERAGYHDYGDPWREQRYWNDA comes from the coding sequence ATGGCCAGTCTGTCCCCCGGTTTCCACGGCCGCGGCAGCCGGAGCCTCGTGGAACGCCTGCCCCCGGGCCAGTACCCCACGGAGTCGTTCCCGGTGCTGTCCGCCGGCCCGACCCCGCACGTGCCCACGGACACCTGGTCCTTCACCGTCACCAGCGAGAACGGCGAGAGCAGGAGCTGGACCTGGGACGAGATGAGGGCCCTGCCGCAGGAGCAGCCGGTCGTCGACATCCACTGCGTGACGCGGTGGTCCAAGTTCGACACCCGGTGGGAGGGCGTCTCCCTCGACGTCCTGGCAGCCGGGGTGGAGACCTCCGCCGGATTCGTCGTCGCGGAGTCCTTCGACGGCTACACCACCAACGTGCCCCGTGCGGACGTCACGGGAGGCAGGGCCTGGCTCGTCCACTCCTTCGACGGCTATCCGCTGTCGCCGGACCACGGCGGTCCCGCCCGGCTGCTGATCCCCCACCTGTACTTCTGGAAGTCGGCCAAATGGGTCAAGGGCCTGCGCTTCACGACCGAGGACGAGCCGGGGTTCTGGGAGCGGGCCGGCTACCACGACTACGGCGACCCCTGGCGAGAGCAGCGCTACTGGAACGACGCATGA
- a CDS encoding alpha/beta hydrolase, producing the protein MTQLPPPVTPYLEPAARELAEATDPHPRIYEVPPEQGRDILAGLQSGEGVPRPEVDEEWVDVDAGQWGTVRTRIIRPKGATGPLPVVVYIHGAGWVFGDDKTHDRLFRELVVGAGAVGVFPVYDRAPEAKYPTQVEQNYAVGQWVRKNGADHGMDTSRVAVTGESVGGCMSAVFALMNKERDDGLDLKAQVLLYPVTDADFDTPSYLQFAEGYYLTRDGMKWFWDAYTTDPEERKQHYASPLRSTLDQLRGLPTTLVITDEADVLRDEGEKYANKLREAGVDVTSVRVAGMVHDFLLLDSLRDTRAANVARKLAVDALRTALHDS; encoded by the coding sequence ATGACGCAGCTTCCCCCGCCCGTCACCCCCTACCTCGAACCGGCCGCGAGGGAACTGGCCGAGGCCACCGACCCGCACCCGCGGATCTACGAGGTGCCGCCGGAGCAGGGCCGCGACATCCTCGCCGGTCTGCAGAGCGGCGAGGGGGTGCCCCGGCCGGAGGTGGACGAGGAGTGGGTGGACGTGGACGCCGGCCAGTGGGGCACGGTCCGCACCCGGATCATCCGCCCGAAGGGCGCCACCGGCCCGCTGCCCGTGGTCGTCTACATTCACGGGGCCGGCTGGGTCTTCGGCGACGACAAGACCCACGACCGCCTCTTCCGCGAGCTCGTCGTCGGAGCGGGCGCGGTGGGCGTCTTCCCGGTCTACGACCGCGCGCCGGAGGCGAAGTACCCGACCCAGGTGGAGCAGAACTACGCGGTGGGCCAGTGGGTGCGGAAGAACGGCGCCGACCACGGCATGGACACCTCGCGCGTGGCGGTCACCGGCGAGTCCGTCGGCGGCTGCATGTCCGCGGTCTTCGCGCTGATGAACAAGGAGCGCGACGACGGCCTCGACCTGAAGGCCCAGGTCCTGCTCTACCCGGTCACCGACGCCGACTTCGACACGCCGTCGTACCTCCAGTTCGCGGAGGGCTACTACCTCACCCGCGACGGCATGAAGTGGTTCTGGGACGCGTACACCACCGACCCCGAGGAGCGGAAGCAGCACTACGCCTCGCCGCTGCGGTCGACGCTCGACCAGCTCAGGGGCCTGCCCACGACTCTGGTCATCACCGACGAGGCGGACGTCCTGCGCGACGAGGGCGAGAAGTACGCCAACAAGCTCCGTGAGGCCGGAGTCGACGTCACCTCGGTCCGCGTCGCCGGCATGGTCCACGACTTCCTGCTCCTGGACAGCCTGCGCGACACCCGCGCGGCGAACGTGGCGCGCAAGCTCGCCGTCGACGCGCTGCGCACGGCCCTGCACGACAGCTGA
- a CDS encoding vWA domain-containing protein, translating to MTLAGICPSGAAAEVPDPAPGTSVVTVRTGGDRSGDASVAPLAGVRLALFAGENDPDPIAEDWARCTSDADGDCSFTVPSTASGQINEGERFWVGQEPDGVPPGWFVNPSLRTGKGSGSGSVESDYRFRTPALEEGNTYSSLSDFMRSTAWSAVPYVASTGIWQQSRVNPALPAACGLDVAVVLDLSASVGSALPQLKAATDQLTDTLTGTPSRLALFSFDRNSPSTGTANHPDLVPVSTRDGADAFKDLYADWGLGSGTNWDQGLNAVAQAGPVYDLVIVLTDGNPTRFSKPYSGDGTNTHFADVEGGIFAANAVKAKGSRVVAVGVGNGVEGISGINLKAISGQEAFDPADPAPETADYYQTTDFAAAGEALRNMALTQCEGTLSVIKQLVPEETEGEDVTGAAPAGAGWQFGATTTTAGVGGLPDTQTTVDDGTGGVVFTPTFPTGAADADITVTETQQPGYELVTQNARNAVCTNLDNGQPVEVTNTGAASAPAFTVDVPRLAAVSCVVHNRPTPNPTPTPTDPTPTPTDPTPTPTDPTPTPTDPTPTPTDPTPTPTDPTPTPTDPTPTDLPGGYGDDGGYGNEGGYGEQLAHAGDSHGPLMLLAAAAMTTAGTALIRWRLRRRGSSMLRSH from the coding sequence TTGACCCTTGCAGGCATCTGTCCGTCCGGGGCGGCGGCCGAGGTGCCGGATCCGGCCCCGGGCACGTCCGTGGTGACGGTCAGGACGGGCGGGGACCGCAGCGGTGACGCGTCGGTCGCGCCACTGGCCGGGGTGCGGCTGGCCCTGTTCGCAGGGGAGAACGATCCCGACCCGATCGCGGAGGACTGGGCGCGGTGCACCTCGGATGCCGACGGTGACTGCAGCTTCACCGTGCCCTCCACCGCAAGCGGCCAGATCAACGAGGGCGAGCGTTTCTGGGTGGGGCAGGAGCCCGACGGAGTACCACCGGGGTGGTTCGTGAATCCCTCGCTGCGCACGGGCAAGGGCAGCGGAAGCGGATCGGTCGAGTCGGACTACCGCTTCCGCACCCCCGCTCTGGAGGAGGGCAACACCTACTCCTCGCTGTCGGACTTCATGCGCAGCACCGCCTGGTCGGCCGTGCCGTACGTCGCTTCGACCGGTATCTGGCAGCAGTCCCGGGTGAATCCCGCACTGCCGGCCGCCTGTGGTCTGGACGTCGCGGTGGTGCTGGACCTGTCAGCCTCGGTGGGCAGCGCACTGCCTCAGCTGAAAGCGGCCACCGACCAGCTGACGGACACGCTGACCGGAACGCCCTCGCGGCTCGCCCTGTTCTCCTTCGACCGCAACTCGCCCAGCACCGGAACTGCCAACCACCCCGACCTCGTTCCGGTCTCGACCAGGGACGGCGCTGACGCCTTCAAGGACCTGTACGCGGACTGGGGGCTGGGGTCCGGCACGAACTGGGACCAGGGCCTGAACGCCGTCGCGCAGGCCGGACCGGTCTACGACCTGGTGATCGTTCTCACCGACGGCAACCCGACCCGCTTCAGCAAGCCGTACTCGGGCGACGGCACCAACACCCACTTCGCCGACGTGGAAGGCGGGATCTTCGCCGCGAACGCGGTCAAGGCCAAGGGCTCCAGGGTCGTCGCCGTCGGCGTCGGCAACGGCGTGGAGGGCATCTCCGGGATCAACCTCAAGGCGATCTCAGGCCAAGAGGCGTTCGACCCCGCGGACCCCGCGCCCGAAACGGCCGACTACTACCAGACGACCGACTTCGCCGCGGCGGGCGAGGCCCTGCGTAACATGGCGCTCACCCAGTGCGAAGGAACGTTGTCGGTCATCAAGCAGCTCGTTCCCGAGGAAACCGAGGGCGAAGACGTCACCGGCGCCGCGCCGGCGGGCGCGGGCTGGCAGTTCGGCGCCACGACCACCACAGCGGGAGTCGGAGGACTGCCCGACACACAGACCACGGTGGACGACGGCACCGGCGGCGTCGTCTTCACGCCCACCTTCCCCACCGGGGCGGCAGACGCGGACATCACCGTCACCGAGACACAGCAGCCCGGCTACGAACTGGTCACCCAAAACGCCAGGAACGCCGTCTGCACCAACCTCGACAACGGCCAGCCCGTCGAGGTCACCAACACCGGCGCAGCCTCCGCACCCGCCTTCACCGTCGACGTACCACGCCTGGCCGCAGTCAGCTGCGTCGTTCACAACCGCCCCACCCCCAACCCCACGCCGACGCCCACGGACCCGACGCCGACGCCGACCGATCCCACGCCGACGCCCACGGACCCGACGCCGACGCCGACCGATCCGACACCGACGCCCACGGACCCGACGCCGACGCCGACCGATCCGACACCGACGCCCACGGACCCGACGCCGACCGACCTGCCAGGGGGCTATGGGGACGATGGAGGTTATGGGAATGAAGGTGGGTACGGCGAGCAACTCGCACACGCCGGGGACAGTCACGGGCCCTTGATGCTTCTGGCCGCTGCGGCGATGACAACCGCGGGAACAGCCTTGATCAGATGGCGGCTTCGCCGGCGCGGCAGCTCGATGCTCCGCTCTCACTAG
- a CDS encoding winged helix-turn-helix domain-containing protein, whose product MIRFRLDLSDLAATSFAYSPLQETVLSLRMWTGHARRFPALRDTFAGLRPVFECLDHTLLTSLVARRRYWVPDFLTPRPHTSAPDIRHEFDALRATDPAMVRPGLEQTFLPLGEPVPARLTDAWDDPSRLLTDIADALEEYWEQCLRPLWWPRARAVLEADIAHRARVLVEGGADALFTGISSQLSWKEGVVAVERNGPRSSVPTDIPIDGRRLLLTPSCFADGVSTMLSSRALPHIVYGTRGLATLAERPEPPATSQSLERLLGTPRARLLTLLAEPASTTELAHRLGVTPAAVSQHLSILKAAHLLERTRHGRHIRYRHSALGAALCTPHHARNSDIR is encoded by the coding sequence ATGATTCGTTTCCGTCTGGACCTGTCCGACCTGGCAGCGACCTCTTTCGCCTACTCGCCGCTGCAGGAGACCGTTCTCAGCCTGCGGATGTGGACCGGTCATGCGCGGCGCTTCCCCGCCCTGCGCGATACCTTCGCGGGCCTGCGGCCCGTCTTCGAATGCCTCGACCACACCCTGCTGACCTCGCTGGTGGCCCGCCGCCGCTACTGGGTGCCCGATTTCCTCACCCCCCGGCCGCACACCTCGGCGCCGGACATCCGCCACGAGTTCGACGCGCTGCGGGCCACCGACCCGGCCATGGTGCGGCCCGGCCTGGAGCAGACTTTCCTGCCGCTGGGCGAGCCGGTCCCGGCCAGGCTGACCGACGCGTGGGACGACCCGTCCCGCCTGCTCACCGACATCGCCGACGCCCTGGAGGAATACTGGGAGCAGTGCCTGCGCCCCCTCTGGTGGCCCCGCGCCAGAGCGGTGCTGGAAGCCGACATCGCCCACCGCGCCCGCGTCCTGGTCGAAGGCGGCGCAGACGCCCTCTTCACCGGAATCAGCTCACAGCTGTCCTGGAAAGAGGGCGTGGTCGCCGTCGAACGCAACGGCCCCCGATCTTCTGTGCCCACGGACATCCCGATCGACGGCCGCCGGCTGCTGCTCACCCCCAGCTGCTTCGCGGACGGCGTCTCCACCATGCTCAGCTCCCGGGCCCTGCCGCACATCGTCTACGGCACACGCGGCCTGGCCACCCTCGCCGAACGCCCCGAACCGCCGGCCACTTCCCAGTCGCTGGAACGGCTCCTGGGCACCCCCCGCGCCCGCCTGCTGACCCTCCTCGCCGAACCCGCCTCCACCACCGAACTCGCCCACCGCCTCGGCGTCACCCCCGCCGCCGTCAGCCAGCACCTGTCCATCCTCAAAGCAGCGCACCTGCTGGAACGAACCCGTCACGGGCGCCACATCCGCTACCGCCACAGCGCGCTCGGCGCCGCCCTGTGCACACCCCACCACGCCCGCAACTCCGACATCCGCTGA
- a CDS encoding MFS transporter has protein sequence MDTSTTPASKPASPTSPPRPGSDPAVRGLAALLLVNAVGNGLFLTVSTLWFTRGLGYSVEQVGLVLTVAGLCGIPAALPAGRACDRWSAKRVLAFLHLLQTAAIALYAVAGSFPLFLVLACLATAGSRANAAARGALYAHVLPPDRRTRALAVLRAVNNVGIGAGAALGSAVLAFDTHAAYRGAICLSAAAFLLALIPLHAIPAPQPQAPAQTPRTAGTAASRQDTSAPGAERHSPHPLRDVPYLAVTALNAVVNTLYVVLEVALPLWLLTRTSAPQATVGWLLVVNTALVIALQVRAARGITTTVQAARSFRRGGLFVAAACIAIACAADRAPGTAAVILVGAVVVLTLGEVTSQAGSWTLSYDLAPEHAQGTYQGIYQTGISVSQALGPGLLTAFVLPHGTAGWSTLAALFASAALALPATARWAARRRR, from the coding sequence ATGGACACCAGTACCACCCCGGCGTCGAAACCGGCCTCTCCCACCTCACCTCCCCGGCCGGGCAGCGACCCGGCCGTGCGGGGGCTCGCCGCTCTGCTTCTCGTGAACGCCGTCGGCAACGGGCTCTTCCTGACCGTCAGCACCCTGTGGTTCACCCGGGGACTGGGCTACTCCGTCGAGCAGGTCGGACTGGTGCTGACGGTGGCGGGACTGTGCGGGATCCCCGCCGCCCTGCCCGCCGGGCGCGCGTGCGACCGCTGGAGCGCGAAAAGGGTCCTGGCCTTCCTGCACCTGCTGCAAACAGCCGCGATCGCCCTGTACGCGGTCGCGGGGTCCTTTCCCCTCTTCCTCGTCCTGGCCTGCCTGGCCACGGCCGGCAGCCGCGCCAACGCCGCCGCACGCGGCGCCCTGTACGCCCATGTCCTTCCGCCCGACCGGCGCACCCGTGCCCTGGCAGTGCTGCGGGCGGTCAACAACGTGGGCATCGGAGCGGGCGCCGCCCTCGGCTCGGCCGTCCTCGCCTTCGACACCCACGCGGCGTACCGGGGAGCGATCTGCCTGAGCGCCGCCGCGTTCCTCCTCGCGCTGATCCCCCTGCACGCGATTCCCGCCCCCCAGCCCCAGGCGCCCGCGCAGACGCCCCGGACAGCGGGCACGGCGGCCTCCCGCCAGGACACCTCTGCACCCGGAGCCGAGCGGCACTCGCCCCACCCGCTTCGCGACGTGCCCTACCTGGCCGTCACCGCACTCAACGCGGTCGTCAACACTCTCTACGTCGTCCTCGAAGTAGCTCTGCCGTTGTGGCTCCTCACCCGCACCAGCGCGCCGCAGGCCACGGTCGGCTGGCTCCTCGTCGTCAACACCGCCCTGGTCATCGCCCTCCAGGTCCGGGCCGCCCGCGGCATCACCACAACGGTCCAGGCCGCACGCTCCTTCCGCCGCGGCGGATTGTTCGTCGCGGCCGCCTGCATCGCGATCGCGTGTGCGGCCGACCGCGCTCCGGGCACCGCCGCCGTGATCCTCGTGGGCGCCGTCGTCGTGCTGACCCTCGGCGAGGTCACCTCGCAAGCGGGCAGCTGGACCCTGTCCTACGACCTGGCCCCCGAACACGCACAAGGCACCTACCAGGGCATCTACCAGACCGGGATCTCCGTCAGCCAGGCCCTCGGCCCCGGCCTGCTGACCGCGTTCGTCCTTCCCCACGGTACCGCCGGCTGGAGCACCCTGGCCGCTCTCTTCGCCTCGGCGGCACTCGCCCTGCCCGCCACCGCCCGCTGGGCCGCACGACGACGCAGGTAA
- a CDS encoding hydrolase yields the protein MFDIDKVQAAPSKDLLTPDNAVMLFVDHQPQMFFGTGSGDRAAIINSTVGLAKAAQVFDVPVVLTTVAAESFSGPLLPQLAEVFPKQEIIDRTTMNAWEDEALVAAVKATGRKKIILSGLWTEVCLVLPALSALEQGYEVYVVADASGGVTPAAHEHALQRMIAAGAVPVTWVQVLLELQRDWARQETYVPVTEVVKAHAGAYGLGVVYAQSVIGAHAAG from the coding sequence ATGTTCGACATCGACAAGGTGCAGGCCGCCCCGAGCAAGGACCTGCTCACGCCCGACAACGCGGTCATGCTCTTCGTGGACCACCAGCCGCAGATGTTCTTCGGCACCGGCAGCGGCGACCGTGCCGCGATCATCAACAGCACCGTGGGTCTCGCCAAGGCGGCCCAGGTCTTCGACGTGCCCGTCGTCCTGACCACGGTGGCCGCCGAGTCGTTCTCCGGGCCGCTGCTGCCGCAGCTCGCCGAGGTGTTCCCCAAGCAGGAGATCATCGACCGCACGACCATGAACGCCTGGGAGGACGAGGCGCTCGTGGCGGCGGTCAAGGCGACCGGACGGAAGAAGATCATCCTGTCGGGCCTGTGGACCGAGGTCTGCCTGGTGCTGCCCGCGCTCTCCGCCCTGGAGCAGGGCTACGAGGTGTACGTCGTCGCCGACGCCTCCGGCGGCGTCACCCCGGCCGCCCACGAGCACGCGCTGCAGCGGATGATCGCCGCCGGCGCCGTCCCGGTGACCTGGGTGCAGGTGCTCCTGGAGCTCCAGCGCGACTGGGCGCGCCAGGAGACGTACGTCCCCGTCACCGAGGTCGTCAAGGCCCACGCGGGCGCCTACGGCCTGGGTGTCGTGTACGCGCAGTCGGTCATCGGCGCGCACGCGGCCGGCTGA
- a CDS encoding DoxX family membrane protein, whose translation MDTGILILRLLVGLLVAGHGVQKVSTHLGGRGLEGGTEEFRADGFRGGVLTALAAGGGQIGSGLLLAAGLLTPLAATGVVGVMTVALTVKWRHGLWVQNDGYEYPLVLIGTAAALAATGPGAWSLDAALGLTPYPLWAAALALAAGLGSGLLTRLVLHRPAAPARAER comes from the coding sequence GTGGACACCGGCATTCTGATCCTGCGTCTGCTGGTGGGACTGCTCGTCGCCGGGCACGGCGTGCAGAAGGTCAGCACGCACCTGGGCGGCAGGGGCCTGGAAGGCGGCACCGAGGAGTTCCGCGCCGACGGGTTTCGCGGCGGTGTCCTCACCGCGCTCGCGGCGGGCGGCGGCCAGATCGGCTCCGGCCTGCTGCTCGCCGCCGGCCTCCTCACCCCGCTCGCCGCCACCGGCGTCGTCGGGGTCATGACGGTCGCGCTCACCGTGAAGTGGCGCCACGGGCTCTGGGTGCAGAACGACGGGTACGAGTATCCGCTCGTCCTCATCGGCACCGCCGCCGCCCTCGCCGCCACCGGCCCCGGAGCCTGGTCCCTCGACGCGGCCCTCGGCCTCACCCCGTACCCCCTGTGGGCGGCCGCCCTCGCGCTCGCGGCCGGGCTCGGCAGCGGACTTCTCACCCGGCTCGTGCTGCACCGGCCCGCCGCCCCGGCACGCGCCGAGCGCTGA